The Clostridioides difficile genome has a segment encoding these proteins:
- a CDS encoding prepilin peptidase — MEIIVVNLYVFVVGLVFGSFFNVCIFRIPEGISISKPPSHCMSCNTRLKPIDLIPVFSYLMSGRKCRYCGEKISSRYAIVELITGILFLTVFIVYGISISTIYYLVLISLLIVITFIDIDHFIIPDRILVFGAIFAIIFNLLLKEVSIKDSIIGAFVCGGSVWLIVALIEFIIKKECMGGGDIKLFAMLGLYMGTKNGLLTALLSVYVGAVYGICVIVLSKIKGKKYNSVIPYGPFISIGALITILFGRQLLEFYFSILM, encoded by the coding sequence ATGGAAATTATAGTCGTTAATTTATATGTATTTGTAGTTGGGTTAGTATTTGGAAGTTTCTTTAATGTTTGTATTTTTAGAATTCCAGAAGGTATATCTATCTCTAAACCTCCATCACATTGTATGAGTTGCAATACTAGACTAAAACCTATAGACTTAATACCAGTCTTTAGCTATTTAATGAGTGGTAGAAAATGTAGATATTGTGGTGAGAAAATTTCTAGCAGATATGCTATAGTAGAGTTAATTACAGGAATTTTATTTTTAACAGTATTTATAGTTTATGGAATATCTATATCGACTATTTATTATTTGGTTCTTATATCTTTATTAATTGTAATAACGTTTATAGATATTGACCACTTTATAATACCAGATAGGATACTAGTTTTTGGAGCTATTTTTGCTATAATTTTTAATCTCCTACTAAAAGAAGTTTCAATTAAAGATTCTATTATAGGTGCTTTTGTATGTGGAGGAAGTGTTTGGCTTATAGTAGCTCTAATTGAATTTATAATAAAAAAAGAGTGCATGGGTGGAGGAGATATTAAACTATTTGCAATGCTAGGTTTATATATGGGTACTAAAAATGGTCTTTTAACAGCTTTACTGAGTGTTTATGTAGGAGCAGTATATGGAATTTGTGTGATAGTTTTGAGTAAGATAAAGGGAAAGAAATACAATTCTGTTATACCTTATGGGCCATTTATATCAATTGGAGCATTAATAACAATTTTATTTGGAAGGCAATTGCTTGAATTTTACTTTTCTATACTTATGTAG
- a CDS encoding prepilin peptidase has translation MLFIYIITVVLSVLIYLKFGISAECVQYIVLIPFLIIISIIDYYTIYVYDITIVSGIIVQGVIFLIFCNIVQIDYISHIFGLAIGFIIPYIIAKFTKGLGYGDVGLYSLCCFALGNNYGFYVIVLSFILSFLFFVILYGIKIFKNINIKKQIPFTPFISLATIIIIFTEYNIFDFYYSLLYKFL, from the coding sequence ATGCTTTTTATTTACATAATAACTGTAGTTTTATCTGTATTAATATATCTAAAATTTGGGATTAGTGCAGAATGTGTACAATATATAGTATTAATTCCATTTTTAATAATTATATCTATTATAGATTACTACACAATATATGTATATGATATAACAATAGTTAGTGGTATAATAGTTCAAGGTGTAATTTTTTTAATTTTTTGCAATATAGTGCAAATTGACTATATAAGTCATATATTTGGACTGGCAATAGGCTTTATTATACCTTATATTATTGCTAAATTTACAAAAGGATTAGGCTATGGAGATGTAGGTCTCTATAGCTTATGTTGCTTTGCATTGGGAAATAATTATGGATTTTATGTGATAGTTTTATCATTTATTTTATCATTTTTGTTTTTTGTAATTTTATATGGAATTAAAATTTTTAAAAATATAAATATAAAAAAACAAATTCCTTTTACACCATTTATTTCTTTAGCAACAATTATAATAATATTTACAGAGTATAATATATTTGATTTTTATTATAGTTTGTTATATAAATTTCTATAA